One window from the genome of Lathamus discolor isolate bLatDis1 chromosome 8, bLatDis1.hap1, whole genome shotgun sequence encodes:
- the ATOSA gene encoding atos homolog protein A isoform X4 — translation MLDAVSHYGGSDCEASVDTLDEYFEYEAEEFLVSLALLITEGRTPEYSIKGRTEGFHCPPAQSGQLPTTKHECSDKLAQCRQARRTRSEVMLLWKNNIPIMVEVMLLPDCCYSDEGPTTEGNDLNDPAIKQDALLLERWILEPVPRQSGDRFIEEKTLLLAVRSFVFFSQLSAWLSVSHGAVPRNILYRVSAADVDLQWKFSQTPTEHVFPVPNVSHNVALRVSVQSLPRQSNYPVLTCSIHTNLSFYEKRMQERKLHQHSDSIAAQQCSTSSPQRFCGKQTWTVTPEGQLNGKKAPEFTTSIRNLKLYPSTGLGSDFGASQTKVQCYNATADSKTQSHEAPVRTFKSFSLADSRVSNSHCSHQPTGETNPLIGSLLQERQEVIARIAQHLIHCDPATSPVVTGRPFNIHENSLATPKAFRSTYEDENLPRKGKETSPVSIANLDNAIQDGGEGKTRARPETTLLDSRVPVNHCGRQLAGEGNPLIDSLLQERQEVIARIAQHLIHCDPATSHVTGHPLKGHETSPVTSKIFRSTYEDENLLKKGKEPSSVSFAKSDFNSLEDSSKSRTKTPDTPISPSRFDGESKPSLKLQARRKLVLSKPSEAVRNAFHQTSNKTSHAFTNIHTSSSCIKENKSELPDKLEMKHSGCAQKDQITNRIKQCSNFSNTDEQICTNKLKERTVINENNSTDSSFNNLQIDKCRILEGTKKATVMQVSDSLHKNELKCLDKDSKKAIIYEQNTQLISIENYLNKDHDSFKNKTKQDKTKTAHDENEDPIGVDLQSTSQKKPTEDSVVKCERLKNPDVQKAPSLKHANTWRKHNSRSLDGTSTKAFHPRTGLPLLSSPVPQRKTQSGCFDLDSSLLQLKCLSARSPQQCINRDRDPESHGKPFLSSSAPPVTSLSLLGNFEESVLNFRLDPLGVVEGFTAEVGASGVFCPTHMTLPVEVSFYSVSDDNAPSPYMIISRDFPGGEGILMFLKWLK, via the exons ATACTTTGGATGAATATTTTGAGTATGAAGCTGAGGAGTTCCTGGTCTCCTTGGCCTTGCTGATCACTGAAGGTCGAACACCCGAGTACTCGATCAAAGGCAGAACAGAGGGCTTTCATTGCCCGCCGGCACAATCAGGTCAGCTGCCAACAACTAAGCATGAATGCAGCGACAAACTGGCTCAG tgTCGTCAAGCCAGGCGAACCAGATCTGAGGTTATGCTACTGTGGAAGAACAATATTCCAATCATGGTAGAAGTGATGCTACTTCCAGACTGTTGCTATAGCGATGAAGGGCCCACCACTGAGGGGAATGATTTAAATGACCCTGCAATCAAACAAGATGCATTGCTATTAGAAAGGTGGATTTTGGAGCCAGTCCCTCGACA GAGTGGAGATCGATTTATTGAAGAGAAGACCCTTTTATTGGCTGTTCGCTCTTTTGTATTCTTCTCTCAGCTAAGTGCGTGGCTGAGTGTTTCACATGGTGCTGTTCCCCGAAACATTCTGTACAG GGTGAGCGCTGCAGATGTGGACTTGCAATGGAAGTTTTCCCAGACACCAACTGAGCATGTCTTTCCTGTTCCAAACGTTTCTCACAACGTGGCCTTGAGAGTCAGTGTCCAGTCCTTGCCCAGACAATCGAACTACCCAGTACTGACCTGTAGTATTCACACCAACCTTAGCTTTTATGAAAAGAGAATGCAAGAGCGTAAGTTACATCAGCACAGTGATTCCATTGCGGCACAGCAATGCAGTACCTCCAGTCCACAGCGCTTCTGTGGGAAACAGACGTGGACAGTGACACCTGAAGGACAACTTAATGGAAAAAAGGCACCTGAATTTACCACATCTATCAGAAATTTAAAACTTTATCCGTCTACCGGACTTGGATCTGACTTTGGGGCATCGCAGACTAAAGTTCAGTGCTATAATGCTACAGCAGACAGTAAGACACAATCTCATGAAGCACCTGTCAGAACTTTTAAGTCCTTTTCCCTAGCTGATTCTCGTGTTTCGAATAGTCATTGCTCTCATCAGCCCACAGGAGAAACCAATCCTTTGATAGGCTCTTTACTTCAAGAGCGACAAGAAGTCATTGCACGGATTGCTCAGCACTTGATTCACTGTGATCCAGCTACTTCACCAGTTGTTACTGGACGTCCATTCAACATACATGAAAACAGCTTGGCTACACCAAAAGCTTTTCGGAGTACTTACGAAGACGAAAACTTGCCAAGGAAAGGCAAGGAGACCTCCCCTGTTTCTATTGCCAACTTAGACAATGCGATACAAGATGGCGGTGAAGGGAAAACTAGGGCAAGACCAGAGACCACACTGCTGGATTCCCGTGTTCCAGTGAACCATTGTGGCCGTCAGTTGGCAGGAGAGGGCAACCCCCTGATCGATTCTCTGCTCCAGGAGCGGCAGGAGGTGATAGCGAGGATTGCCCAACACTTGATTCATTGTGATCCGGCTACTTCTCATGTTACTGGACATCCTTTAAAAGGACATGAGACTAGCCCAGTTACTTCAAAGATTTTCCGAAGTACATATGAAGATGAAAATTTGCTGAAGAAAGGCAAGGAAccatcttctgtttcttttgctaAATCTGATTTTAATTCGTTAGAAGACAGCAGTAAATCAAGGACTAAGACACCTGATACTCCTATCAGTCCTTCTAGGTTTGATGGAGAATCGAAGCCTTCTCTGAAACTccaagcaagaagaaaattagtTTTATCAAAACCCAGTGAAGCTGTCCGCAATGCATTTCATCAGACTTCCAATAAAACTTCTCATGCATTTACTAACATTCACACATCATCATCatgtattaaagaaaataaatctgaattgCCAGATAAATTGGAAATGAAACATTCTGGTTGTGCACAGAAAGACCAGATAACCAACAGAATTAAACAGTGTTCAAATTTCAGCAACACTGATGAACAGATTTGCACAAATAAACTTAAAGAAAGAACAGTTATTAATGAGAACAATAGCACGGACAGTTCTTTTAATAATTTACAGATAGATAAATGCCGAATACTTGAAGGTACAAAAAAGGCAACTGTGATGCAGGTTTCTGACTCTTTGCACAAAAATGAGCTCAAGTGTTTAGATAAAGACTcaaaaaaagcaattatttatGAGCAAAACACTCAGCTTATTAGTATTgagaattatttaaataaagacCATGACAgtttcaaaaacaaaaccaaacaagataAAACTAAAACTGCACAtgatgagaatgaagacccAATAGGTGTCGATTTACAAAGCACTTCTCAGAAGAAACCTACAGAAGACAGTGTAGTTAAGTGTGAGCGGCTGAAGAACCCAGATGTACAG AAAGCACCATCTTTAAAACACGCAAATACATGGCGGAAACATAATTCTCGATCCTTGGATGGAACGTCAACCAAGGCTTTTCATCCCAGAACTGGATTGCCTCTGCTTTCAAGCCCT gttcctcaaaggaaaacacagtctGGGTGCTTTGATCTGGATTCATCACTGCTGCAGTTGAAATGTCTGTCTGCAAGAAG ccCACAACAATGTATAAACAGAGACAGGGATCCAGAGAGCCATGGGAAACCATTCCTAAGTTCTAGTGCTCCACCAGTAACAAGTCTTAGCCTTCTGGGAAACTTTGAG gaatCTGTCCTGAATTTTCGCTTAGACCCGCTCGGCGTTGTGGAGGGTTTCACAGCAGAAGTAGGAGCAAGTGGAGTCTTTTGTCCCACGCATATGACTCTGCCAGTTGAAGTGTCATTCTACAGCGTTTCAGATGATAATGCGCCCTCCCCTTACATG aTTATTTCACGTGATTTTCCAGGAGGTGAAGGGATTCTGATGTTCCTGAAATGGTTAAAGTAG